Below is a window of Aeromonas veronii DNA.
TATCAGGGGGGCGCCGAGCTCAGCTTCGAGTTCGGTGTCGACCGCAACATCGTCGTGGTGTTGCAGGGTCTGGTGATCCTGTTCTGTGGCGCCCTTGAGCACATGATGCGTCCGCGCATCGAGCAGCTCTATCTGGCGTTTGCCAACCGCTCAGCCGCGCAAGCCAAGGGAGTCTGATCATGTTTGAAATTCTGATCCTGATGCTGGATGCGACCATTCGGACCGCACCACCGTTGATCCTGGCCGCCATGGCCGGCATGTTCTGCGAGCGCTCCGGGGTGGTCAACATCGCGCTGGAAGGCAAACTGCTGGCGGCGGCGTTCGCCAGTGGTGCGGCGGCGGCGGTCTCCGGTTCCGCCTGGGTGGGACTGGGTGCCGGGATTGCCATCTCGGTGCTGTTTGCCCTGATGCACGGCTTTGCCACCATCACCCACCGCGGTGATCAGGTGGTGAGCGGCATGGCCATCAACATTCTGGCGGCCGGTCTGACCGTGACGCTGGGCCGTTACTGGTTCGATCAGGGTGGCCAGACCCCGGCGCTCTCCGGTGATGCCCGTTTCGCCCCCATCGACTTCCCCTATGCCAAGGAGCTCTACGATGTGCCGGTGATTGGCCAGCTCTACAGCGAGCTGTTGAGCGGCCACTCCCTGCTGGAGTACGTGGCATTCGCCTGCGTGCCGCTGGCCTGGTGGGTGATGTTCCGTACCCGCTTCGGTCTGCGGCTGCGGGCGGTGGGCGAGGCACCGGCAGCGGTCGATACCGCCGGTATCTCGGTGGTGCGGATGCGCTACACCGCGCTCATCATCGGCGGCCTGCTGGCCGGTATCGGTGGCACCTATCTGGCGGTGGCCCAGACGGCCCAGTTCATCCCCAACATGAGTGCGGGCAAGGGCTTTATGGCACTGGCGGCGCTGGTGTTCGGCAAGTGGCGCCCCTGGAATGCCATGGCAGCCTGCCTGCTGTTCGGCTTCCTCGATGCGGTCGCCATCCGGTTGCAAGGGGTCAGCATCGGTGGCTTCGCCATTCCGGTGCAGGCCATCGAGGCACTGCCCTACATCCTGACCGTGTTCTTGCTGGCCGGCTTTATCGGCCGTGCGGTGGCACCCAAGGCGCTCGGCACCCCTTATGTGAAGGAGCGGGAGTAGCGTCCTTTAGCGCGACATTCCCGACCACACAGATAACAGCAGGCCCACTTCGGTGGGCCTGTTTTTTATGGATTGAGTGGCTGGTTACAGCAGGAAAATGGTCGCCAGCCCGAGGAAGATAAAGAAGCCGCCGGTGTCGGTGATGGCAGTGATCATCACGCTGGCCCCCACCGCCGGGTCGCGGCCGAGGCGGGTCATGGTCATGGGGATAATCACCCCCATCAGGGCGGCCACCAGCAGGTTGAGCATCATGGCCAGGGTCATCACGGCGCCGAGCGCCGCATCCTGATAGAGCAGATAGGTGGCAATGCCCATGGTGCCGCCCCACACCAACCCGTTGATAAAGGCGACCCCGAGTTCCCGCAGCAGCAGGAAGGAGAGGTTGCCCGCCTGAATGTGCTGCAGTGCCAGCGCCCGCACTATCATGGTGATGGTCTGGTTACCGGTGTTGCCGCCGATCCCGGCGACGATAGGCATCAGGGCTGCCAGCGCTACCAGCTGGGAGATGGTGTGCTCGAACATGCCGATCACCCGCGAGGCGACAAAGGCGGTGCAGAGGTTCAGCGCCAGCCAGGCCCAGCGG
It encodes the following:
- a CDS encoding ABC transporter permease, whose translation is MFEILILMLDATIRTAPPLILAAMAGMFCERSGVVNIALEGKLLAAAFASGAAAAVSGSAWVGLGAGIAISVLFALMHGFATITHRGDQVVSGMAINILAAGLTVTLGRYWFDQGGQTPALSGDARFAPIDFPYAKELYDVPVIGQLYSELLSGHSLLEYVAFACVPLAWWVMFRTRFGLRLRAVGEAPAAVDTAGISVVRMRYTALIIGGLLAGIGGTYLAVAQTAQFIPNMSAGKGFMALAALVFGKWRPWNAMAACLLFGFLDAVAIRLQGVSIGGFAIPVQAIEALPYILTVFLLAGFIGRAVAPKALGTPYVKERE